Proteins encoded in a region of the Oryctolagus cuniculus chromosome 10, mOryCun1.1, whole genome shotgun sequence genome:
- the MBD1 gene encoding methyl-CpG-binding domain protein 1 isoform X6 has protein sequence MAEDWRDCPALGPGWKRREVFRKSGATCGRSDIYYQSPTGDRIRSKVELTRYLGPACDLTLFDFKQGVLCYPAPKATSLPTPSKKRKKASKPAKARKREVRPQKGEVRKEVPREEPRAATDAPPAAFPAPGCCENCGIRFSGDGSRRQRLKTLCKDCRAQRIAFNREQRMFKRVGCGECAACQVTEDCGACSTCLLQLPQDVASGLYCKCERRRCLRIVKRSQGCGVCRGCQTQEDCGCCRVCLRPPRPGLRRQWRCIQRRCLRGKRGRRRGGRDSKAAPRKHSRAQPLPPLLPSQPPEPTELHPRVLVPSPPAEFIYYCVEEDELPCANRRQNRKCGACEACLRRVDCGLCDFCCDKPKFGGSNQKRQKCRWRQCLQFAMKRLLPSTGSGSEDGAGSPPLHPRRKRTGAARRPRLGPTQKHPLPTHTVRSDHVQAPMKQEAGGGFVLPPPGTDLVFLREGASSPVQVPGPAAASTEAVLQEAQCSGLSWAVALPQVKQEKVDAQEEWTPGTAVVTSPIMQPGCPSKAVDAGLPPVKQEPPDPEEDKEEENKDDCASKSAPEEEAGGAGTPVITEIFSLGGTRFRDTAVWLPSLQGRQSGREDGCKVWETEDTLAPTSTSWDPRRWPGPLSSLSPPSASMMWVSCRRSRCPSSQLNMHPAQEL, from the exons CCCTACAGGAGATAGGATCCGAAGTAAAGTTGAGCTGACCAGATACCTGGGCCCTGCGTGCGACCTCACCCTCTTTGACTTCAAACAAGGTGTCTTGTGCTATCCAGCCCCCAAG GCCACTTCTTTGCCCACACCCAGCAAGAAGCGAAAGAAGGCGTCAAAACCAGCCAAGGCTCGGAAACGTGAAGTTAGGCCACAGAAGGGTGAGGTCAGGAAAGAGGTCCCCAGGGAGGAGCCCAGAGCGGCCACTGATGCACCCCCTGCTGCGTTCCCTGCCCCTGG GTGCTGTGAGAATTGTGGAATTCGTTTCTCAGGGGATGGCTCCCGAAGGCAGCGGCTCAAGACGTTATGCAAGGACTGCCGAG CACAGAGAATCGCCTTCAACCGGGAGCAGAGGATGTTTAAG CGTGTGGGCTGCGGGGAGTGTGCAGCCTGCCAGGTAACTGAAGACTGCGGGGCCTGCTccacctgcctcctgcagctgccCCAGGACGTGGCCTCGGGGCTGTACTGCAAGTGTGAGCGGAGACGCTGCCTCCGGATTGTGAAGAGG AGCCAAGGGTGCGGAGTGTGCCGGGGCTGTCAAACCCAAGAAGACTGTGGCTGCTGCCGAGTCTGCCTGCGTCCTCCCCGTCCTGGTCTCAGGCGCCAGTGGCGGTGTATCCAGCGGCGCTGCCTACGG GGTAAACGTGGCCGCCGCAGGGGAGGCCGTGACTCGAAGGCAGCTCCCCGGAAGCACTCCCGAGCCCAGCCACTGCCTCCCCTTCTCCCGTCGCAGCCTCCAGAACCCACAGAGCTG CACCCCAGAGTCCTGGTCCCCTCGCCACCTGCCGAGTTCATCTATTACTGTGTAGAGGAGGACGAGCTA ccctgcgCCAACCGCCGGCAGAACCGGAAGTGCGGGGCCTGCGAAGCCTGTCTGCGGCGGGTGGACTGCGGCCTCTGTGACTTCTGCTGCGACAAGCCCAAATTTGGAGGCAGCAACCAGAAGCGCCAGAAGTGTCGTTGGCGCCAGTGCCTGCAGTTTGCCAtg AAGCGGCTGCtgcccagcactgggtcagggtCTGAGGACGGGGCAGGATCACCCCCACTTCATCCTCGACGGAAGAGAACTGGCGCTGCTCGACGGCCTCGCCTGGGCCCCACCCAGAAGCACCCTTTGCCGACGCACACAGTTCGATCAGACCATGTCCAGGCCCCAAtgaagcaggaagcaggtggtggcttcgtGCTGCCCCCACCTGGCACCGACCTTGTGTTTTTACGGGAGGGCGCAAGCAGTCCTGTGCAGGTGCCGGGCCCTGCTGCAGCTTCCACAGAAGCTGTGTTGCAG GAGGCCCAGTGCTCTGGCCTGAGTTGGGCTGTGGCCTTACCCCAGGTGAAGCAAGAGAAGGTGGATGCCCAGGAAGAGTGGACACCGGGCACAGCTGTTGTGACTTCTCCCATAATGCAGCCTGGCTGCCCTAGCAAG GCAGTAGACGCAGGCCTGCCACCTGTGAAGCAAGAGCCACCTGACCCTGaggaggacaaggaggaggaAAACAAGGATGACTGTGCCTCTAAGTCGgccccagaggaggaggcaggaggggctggcacgcCCGTG ATCACGGAGATTTTCAGCCTGGGTGGAACCCGCTTCCGAGACACAGCTGTCTGGTTACCAAG TCTGCAGGGCAGGCAGTCGGGAAGGGAAGATGGATGTAAAGTGTGGGAGACCGAGGACACGCTGGCGCCCACGAGCACGAGCTGGGACCCTCGAAGATGGCCCGGACCCCTTAGCAGTCTCTCGCCACCTTCAGCTTCGATGATGTGGGTGTCCTGCAGAAGAAGCCGGTGCCCTTCTTCACAGTTAAATATGCACCCGGCCCAGGAACTCTAG
- the MBD1 gene encoding methyl-CpG-binding domain protein 1 isoform X15, whose product MAEDWRDCPALGPGWKRREVFRKSGATCGRSDIYYQSPTGDRIRSKVELTRYLGPACDLTLFDFKQGVLCYPAPKATSLPTPSKKRKKASKPAKARKREVRPQKGEVRKEVPREEPRAATDAPPAAFPAPGCCENCGIRFSGDGSRRQRLKTLCKDCRAQRIAFNREQRMFKRVGCGECAACQVTEDCGACSTCLLQLPQDVASGLYCKCERRRCLRIVKRSQGCGVCRGCQTQEDCGCCRVCLRPPRPGLRRQWRCIQRRCLRGKRGRRRGGRDSKAAPRKHSRAQPLPPLLPSQPPEPTELHPRVLVPSPPAEFIYYCVEEDELPCANRRQNRKCGACEACLRRVDCGLCDFCCDKPKFGGSNQKRQKCRWRQCLQFAMKRLLPSTGSGSEDGAGSPPLHPRRKRTGAARRPRLGPTQKHPLPTHTVRSDHVQAPMKQEAGGGFVLPPPGTDLVFLREGASSPVQVPGPAAASTEAVLQEAQCSGLSWAVALPQVKQEKVDAQEEWTPGTAVVTSPIMQPGCPSKAVDAGLPPVKQEPPDPEEDKEEENKDDCASKSAPEEEAGGAGTPVITEIFSLGGTRFRDTAVWLPRLRKLLAVNENEYFTELQVKEEAL is encoded by the exons CCCTACAGGAGATAGGATCCGAAGTAAAGTTGAGCTGACCAGATACCTGGGCCCTGCGTGCGACCTCACCCTCTTTGACTTCAAACAAGGTGTCTTGTGCTATCCAGCCCCCAAG GCCACTTCTTTGCCCACACCCAGCAAGAAGCGAAAGAAGGCGTCAAAACCAGCCAAGGCTCGGAAACGTGAAGTTAGGCCACAGAAGGGTGAGGTCAGGAAAGAGGTCCCCAGGGAGGAGCCCAGAGCGGCCACTGATGCACCCCCTGCTGCGTTCCCTGCCCCTGG GTGCTGTGAGAATTGTGGAATTCGTTTCTCAGGGGATGGCTCCCGAAGGCAGCGGCTCAAGACGTTATGCAAGGACTGCCGAG CACAGAGAATCGCCTTCAACCGGGAGCAGAGGATGTTTAAG CGTGTGGGCTGCGGGGAGTGTGCAGCCTGCCAGGTAACTGAAGACTGCGGGGCCTGCTccacctgcctcctgcagctgccCCAGGACGTGGCCTCGGGGCTGTACTGCAAGTGTGAGCGGAGACGCTGCCTCCGGATTGTGAAGAGG AGCCAAGGGTGCGGAGTGTGCCGGGGCTGTCAAACCCAAGAAGACTGTGGCTGCTGCCGAGTCTGCCTGCGTCCTCCCCGTCCTGGTCTCAGGCGCCAGTGGCGGTGTATCCAGCGGCGCTGCCTACGG GGTAAACGTGGCCGCCGCAGGGGAGGCCGTGACTCGAAGGCAGCTCCCCGGAAGCACTCCCGAGCCCAGCCACTGCCTCCCCTTCTCCCGTCGCAGCCTCCAGAACCCACAGAGCTG CACCCCAGAGTCCTGGTCCCCTCGCCACCTGCCGAGTTCATCTATTACTGTGTAGAGGAGGACGAGCTA ccctgcgCCAACCGCCGGCAGAACCGGAAGTGCGGGGCCTGCGAAGCCTGTCTGCGGCGGGTGGACTGCGGCCTCTGTGACTTCTGCTGCGACAAGCCCAAATTTGGAGGCAGCAACCAGAAGCGCCAGAAGTGTCGTTGGCGCCAGTGCCTGCAGTTTGCCAtg AAGCGGCTGCtgcccagcactgggtcagggtCTGAGGACGGGGCAGGATCACCCCCACTTCATCCTCGACGGAAGAGAACTGGCGCTGCTCGACGGCCTCGCCTGGGCCCCACCCAGAAGCACCCTTTGCCGACGCACACAGTTCGATCAGACCATGTCCAGGCCCCAAtgaagcaggaagcaggtggtggcttcgtGCTGCCCCCACCTGGCACCGACCTTGTGTTTTTACGGGAGGGCGCAAGCAGTCCTGTGCAGGTGCCGGGCCCTGCTGCAGCTTCCACAGAAGCTGTGTTGCAG GAGGCCCAGTGCTCTGGCCTGAGTTGGGCTGTGGCCTTACCCCAGGTGAAGCAAGAGAAGGTGGATGCCCAGGAAGAGTGGACACCGGGCACAGCTGTTGTGACTTCTCCCATAATGCAGCCTGGCTGCCCTAGCAAG GCAGTAGACGCAGGCCTGCCACCTGTGAAGCAAGAGCCACCTGACCCTGaggaggacaaggaggaggaAAACAAGGATGACTGTGCCTCTAAGTCGgccccagaggaggaggcaggaggggctggcacgcCCGTG ATCACGGAGATTTTCAGCCTGGGTGGAACCCGCTTCCGAGACACAGCTGTCTGGTTACCAAG GCTACGCAAACTCTTAGCAGTAAATGAGAATGAGTATTTTACCGAACTGCAAGTGAAAGAAGAAGCGTTATAG
- the MBD1 gene encoding methyl-CpG-binding domain protein 1 isoform X20, with protein MAEDWRDCPALGPGWKRREVFRKSGATCGRSDIYYQSPTGDRIRSKVELTRYLGPACDLTLFDFKQGVLCYPAPKATSLPTPSKKRKKASKPAKARKREVRPQKGEVRKEVPREEPRAATDAPPAAFPAPGCCENCGIRFSGDGSRRQRLKTLCKDCRAQRIAFNREQRMFKRVGCGECAACQVTEDCGACSTCLLQLPQDVASGLYCKCERRRCLRIVKRSQGCGVCRGCQTQEDCGCCRVCLRPPRPGLRRQWRCIQRRCLRGKRGRRRGGRDSKAAPRKHSRAQPLPPLLPSQPPEPTELQPCANRRQNRKCGACEACLRRVDCGLCDFCCDKPKFGGSNQKRQKCRWRQCLQFAMKRLLPSTGSGSEDGAGSPPLHPRRKRTGAARRPRLGPTQKHPLPTHTVRSDHVQAPMKQEAGGGFVLPPPGTDLVFLREGASSPVQVPGPAAASTEAVLQEAQCSGLSWAVALPQVKQEKVDAQEEWTPGTAVVTSPIMQPGCPSKAVDAGLPPVKQEPPDPEEDKEEENKDDCASKSAPEEEAGGAGTPVITEIFSLGGTRFRDTAVWLPRLRKLLAVNENEYFTELQVKEEAL; from the exons CCCTACAGGAGATAGGATCCGAAGTAAAGTTGAGCTGACCAGATACCTGGGCCCTGCGTGCGACCTCACCCTCTTTGACTTCAAACAAGGTGTCTTGTGCTATCCAGCCCCCAAG GCCACTTCTTTGCCCACACCCAGCAAGAAGCGAAAGAAGGCGTCAAAACCAGCCAAGGCTCGGAAACGTGAAGTTAGGCCACAGAAGGGTGAGGTCAGGAAAGAGGTCCCCAGGGAGGAGCCCAGAGCGGCCACTGATGCACCCCCTGCTGCGTTCCCTGCCCCTGG GTGCTGTGAGAATTGTGGAATTCGTTTCTCAGGGGATGGCTCCCGAAGGCAGCGGCTCAAGACGTTATGCAAGGACTGCCGAG CACAGAGAATCGCCTTCAACCGGGAGCAGAGGATGTTTAAG CGTGTGGGCTGCGGGGAGTGTGCAGCCTGCCAGGTAACTGAAGACTGCGGGGCCTGCTccacctgcctcctgcagctgccCCAGGACGTGGCCTCGGGGCTGTACTGCAAGTGTGAGCGGAGACGCTGCCTCCGGATTGTGAAGAGG AGCCAAGGGTGCGGAGTGTGCCGGGGCTGTCAAACCCAAGAAGACTGTGGCTGCTGCCGAGTCTGCCTGCGTCCTCCCCGTCCTGGTCTCAGGCGCCAGTGGCGGTGTATCCAGCGGCGCTGCCTACGG GGTAAACGTGGCCGCCGCAGGGGAGGCCGTGACTCGAAGGCAGCTCCCCGGAAGCACTCCCGAGCCCAGCCACTGCCTCCCCTTCTCCCGTCGCAGCCTCCAGAACCCACAGAGCTG cagccctgcgCCAACCGCCGGCAGAACCGGAAGTGCGGGGCCTGCGAAGCCTGTCTGCGGCGGGTGGACTGCGGCCTCTGTGACTTCTGCTGCGACAAGCCCAAATTTGGAGGCAGCAACCAGAAGCGCCAGAAGTGTCGTTGGCGCCAGTGCCTGCAGTTTGCCAtg AAGCGGCTGCtgcccagcactgggtcagggtCTGAGGACGGGGCAGGATCACCCCCACTTCATCCTCGACGGAAGAGAACTGGCGCTGCTCGACGGCCTCGCCTGGGCCCCACCCAGAAGCACCCTTTGCCGACGCACACAGTTCGATCAGACCATGTCCAGGCCCCAAtgaagcaggaagcaggtggtggcttcgtGCTGCCCCCACCTGGCACCGACCTTGTGTTTTTACGGGAGGGCGCAAGCAGTCCTGTGCAGGTGCCGGGCCCTGCTGCAGCTTCCACAGAAGCTGTGTTGCAG GAGGCCCAGTGCTCTGGCCTGAGTTGGGCTGTGGCCTTACCCCAGGTGAAGCAAGAGAAGGTGGATGCCCAGGAAGAGTGGACACCGGGCACAGCTGTTGTGACTTCTCCCATAATGCAGCCTGGCTGCCCTAGCAAG GCAGTAGACGCAGGCCTGCCACCTGTGAAGCAAGAGCCACCTGACCCTGaggaggacaaggaggaggaAAACAAGGATGACTGTGCCTCTAAGTCGgccccagaggaggaggcaggaggggctggcacgcCCGTG ATCACGGAGATTTTCAGCCTGGGTGGAACCCGCTTCCGAGACACAGCTGTCTGGTTACCAAG GCTACGCAAACTCTTAGCAGTAAATGAGAATGAGTATTTTACCGAACTGCAAGTGAAAGAAGAAGCGTTATAG
- the MBD1 gene encoding methyl-CpG-binding domain protein 1 isoform X13, producing MAEDWRDCPALGPGWKRREVFRKSGATCGRSDIYYQSPTGDRIRSKVELTRYLGPACDLTLFDFKQGVLCYPAPKATSLPTPSKKRKKASKPAKARKREVRPQKGEVRKEVPREEPRAATDAPPAAFPAPGCCENCGIRFSGDGSRRQRLKTLCKDCRAQRIAFNREQRMFKRVGCGECAACQVTEDCGACSTCLLQLPQDVASGLYCKCERRRCLRIVKRSQGCGVCRGCQTQEDCGCCRVCLRPPRPGLRRQWRCIQRRCLRHLAHRLRRHHQRCQRRPPLTVAPPPGKRGRRRGGRDSKAAPRKHSRAQPLPPLLPSQPPEPTELPCANRRQNRKCGACEACLRRVDCGLCDFCCDKPKFGGSNQKRQKCRWRQCLQFAMKRLLPSTGSGSEDGAGSPPLHPRRKRTGAARRPRLGPTQKHPLPTHTVRSDHVQAPMKQEAGGGFVLPPPGTDLVFLREGASSPVQVPGPAAASTEAVLQEAQCSGLSWAVALPQVKQEKVDAQEEWTPGTAVVTSPIMQPGCPSKAVDAGLPPVKQEPPDPEEDKEEENKDDCASKSAPEEEAGGAGTPVITEIFSLGGTRFRDTAVWLPRLRKLLAVNENEYFTELQVKEEAL from the exons CCCTACAGGAGATAGGATCCGAAGTAAAGTTGAGCTGACCAGATACCTGGGCCCTGCGTGCGACCTCACCCTCTTTGACTTCAAACAAGGTGTCTTGTGCTATCCAGCCCCCAAG GCCACTTCTTTGCCCACACCCAGCAAGAAGCGAAAGAAGGCGTCAAAACCAGCCAAGGCTCGGAAACGTGAAGTTAGGCCACAGAAGGGTGAGGTCAGGAAAGAGGTCCCCAGGGAGGAGCCCAGAGCGGCCACTGATGCACCCCCTGCTGCGTTCCCTGCCCCTGG GTGCTGTGAGAATTGTGGAATTCGTTTCTCAGGGGATGGCTCCCGAAGGCAGCGGCTCAAGACGTTATGCAAGGACTGCCGAG CACAGAGAATCGCCTTCAACCGGGAGCAGAGGATGTTTAAG CGTGTGGGCTGCGGGGAGTGTGCAGCCTGCCAGGTAACTGAAGACTGCGGGGCCTGCTccacctgcctcctgcagctgccCCAGGACGTGGCCTCGGGGCTGTACTGCAAGTGTGAGCGGAGACGCTGCCTCCGGATTGTGAAGAGG AGCCAAGGGTGCGGAGTGTGCCGGGGCTGTCAAACCCAAGAAGACTGTGGCTGCTGCCGAGTCTGCCTGCGTCCTCCCCGTCCTGGTCTCAGGCGCCAGTGGCGGTGTATCCAGCGGCGCTGCCTACGG CACCTTGCTCACCGCCTCCGTCGTCACCATCAGCGATGTCAGCGACGCCCTCCCCTGACTGTAGCCCCCCCTCCT GGTAAACGTGGCCGCCGCAGGGGAGGCCGTGACTCGAAGGCAGCTCCCCGGAAGCACTCCCGAGCCCAGCCACTGCCTCCCCTTCTCCCGTCGCAGCCTCCAGAACCCACAGAGCTG ccctgcgCCAACCGCCGGCAGAACCGGAAGTGCGGGGCCTGCGAAGCCTGTCTGCGGCGGGTGGACTGCGGCCTCTGTGACTTCTGCTGCGACAAGCCCAAATTTGGAGGCAGCAACCAGAAGCGCCAGAAGTGTCGTTGGCGCCAGTGCCTGCAGTTTGCCAtg AAGCGGCTGCtgcccagcactgggtcagggtCTGAGGACGGGGCAGGATCACCCCCACTTCATCCTCGACGGAAGAGAACTGGCGCTGCTCGACGGCCTCGCCTGGGCCCCACCCAGAAGCACCCTTTGCCGACGCACACAGTTCGATCAGACCATGTCCAGGCCCCAAtgaagcaggaagcaggtggtggcttcgtGCTGCCCCCACCTGGCACCGACCTTGTGTTTTTACGGGAGGGCGCAAGCAGTCCTGTGCAGGTGCCGGGCCCTGCTGCAGCTTCCACAGAAGCTGTGTTGCAG GAGGCCCAGTGCTCTGGCCTGAGTTGGGCTGTGGCCTTACCCCAGGTGAAGCAAGAGAAGGTGGATGCCCAGGAAGAGTGGACACCGGGCACAGCTGTTGTGACTTCTCCCATAATGCAGCCTGGCTGCCCTAGCAAG GCAGTAGACGCAGGCCTGCCACCTGTGAAGCAAGAGCCACCTGACCCTGaggaggacaaggaggaggaAAACAAGGATGACTGTGCCTCTAAGTCGgccccagaggaggaggcaggaggggctggcacgcCCGTG ATCACGGAGATTTTCAGCCTGGGTGGAACCCGCTTCCGAGACACAGCTGTCTGGTTACCAAG GCTACGCAAACTCTTAGCAGTAAATGAGAATGAGTATTTTACCGAACTGCAAGTGAAAGAAGAAGCGTTATAG
- the MBD1 gene encoding methyl-CpG-binding domain protein 1 isoform X10 has translation MAEDWRDCPALGPGWKRREVFRKSGATCGRSDIYYQSPTGDRIRSKVELTRYLGPACDLTLFDFKQGVLCYPAPKATSLPTPSKKRKKASKPAKARKREVRPQKGEVRKEVPREEPRAATDAPPAAFPAPGCCENCGIRFSGDGSRRQRLKTLCKDCRAQRIAFNREQRMFKRVGCGECAACQVTEDCGACSTCLLQLPQDVASGLYCKCERRRCLRIVKRSQGCGVCRGCQTQEDCGCCRVCLRPPRPGLRRQWRCIQRRCLRHLAHRLRRHHQRCQRRPPLTVAPPPGKRGRRRGGRDSKAAPRKHSRAQPLPPLLPSQPPEPTELHPRVLVPSPPAEFIYYCVEEDELQPCANRRQNRKCGACEACLRRVDCGLCDFCCDKPKFGGSNQKRQKCRWRQCLQFAMKRLLPSTGSGSEDGAGSPPLHPRRKRTGAARRPRLGPTQKHPLPTHTVRSDHVQAPMKQEAGGGFVLPPPGTDLVFLREGASSPVQVPGPAAASTEAVLQEAQCSGLSWAVALPQVKQEKVDAQEEWTPGTAVVTSPIMQPGCPSKAVDAGLPPVKQEPPDPEEDKEEENKDDCASKSAPEEEAGGAGTPVITEIFSLGGTRFRDTAVWLPRSKGLKKPGARKQ, from the exons CCCTACAGGAGATAGGATCCGAAGTAAAGTTGAGCTGACCAGATACCTGGGCCCTGCGTGCGACCTCACCCTCTTTGACTTCAAACAAGGTGTCTTGTGCTATCCAGCCCCCAAG GCCACTTCTTTGCCCACACCCAGCAAGAAGCGAAAGAAGGCGTCAAAACCAGCCAAGGCTCGGAAACGTGAAGTTAGGCCACAGAAGGGTGAGGTCAGGAAAGAGGTCCCCAGGGAGGAGCCCAGAGCGGCCACTGATGCACCCCCTGCTGCGTTCCCTGCCCCTGG GTGCTGTGAGAATTGTGGAATTCGTTTCTCAGGGGATGGCTCCCGAAGGCAGCGGCTCAAGACGTTATGCAAGGACTGCCGAG CACAGAGAATCGCCTTCAACCGGGAGCAGAGGATGTTTAAG CGTGTGGGCTGCGGGGAGTGTGCAGCCTGCCAGGTAACTGAAGACTGCGGGGCCTGCTccacctgcctcctgcagctgccCCAGGACGTGGCCTCGGGGCTGTACTGCAAGTGTGAGCGGAGACGCTGCCTCCGGATTGTGAAGAGG AGCCAAGGGTGCGGAGTGTGCCGGGGCTGTCAAACCCAAGAAGACTGTGGCTGCTGCCGAGTCTGCCTGCGTCCTCCCCGTCCTGGTCTCAGGCGCCAGTGGCGGTGTATCCAGCGGCGCTGCCTACGG CACCTTGCTCACCGCCTCCGTCGTCACCATCAGCGATGTCAGCGACGCCCTCCCCTGACTGTAGCCCCCCCTCCT GGTAAACGTGGCCGCCGCAGGGGAGGCCGTGACTCGAAGGCAGCTCCCCGGAAGCACTCCCGAGCCCAGCCACTGCCTCCCCTTCTCCCGTCGCAGCCTCCAGAACCCACAGAGCTG CACCCCAGAGTCCTGGTCCCCTCGCCACCTGCCGAGTTCATCTATTACTGTGTAGAGGAGGACGAGCTA cagccctgcgCCAACCGCCGGCAGAACCGGAAGTGCGGGGCCTGCGAAGCCTGTCTGCGGCGGGTGGACTGCGGCCTCTGTGACTTCTGCTGCGACAAGCCCAAATTTGGAGGCAGCAACCAGAAGCGCCAGAAGTGTCGTTGGCGCCAGTGCCTGCAGTTTGCCAtg AAGCGGCTGCtgcccagcactgggtcagggtCTGAGGACGGGGCAGGATCACCCCCACTTCATCCTCGACGGAAGAGAACTGGCGCTGCTCGACGGCCTCGCCTGGGCCCCACCCAGAAGCACCCTTTGCCGACGCACACAGTTCGATCAGACCATGTCCAGGCCCCAAtgaagcaggaagcaggtggtggcttcgtGCTGCCCCCACCTGGCACCGACCTTGTGTTTTTACGGGAGGGCGCAAGCAGTCCTGTGCAGGTGCCGGGCCCTGCTGCAGCTTCCACAGAAGCTGTGTTGCAG GAGGCCCAGTGCTCTGGCCTGAGTTGGGCTGTGGCCTTACCCCAGGTGAAGCAAGAGAAGGTGGATGCCCAGGAAGAGTGGACACCGGGCACAGCTGTTGTGACTTCTCCCATAATGCAGCCTGGCTGCCCTAGCAAG GCAGTAGACGCAGGCCTGCCACCTGTGAAGCAAGAGCCACCTGACCCTGaggaggacaaggaggaggaAAACAAGGATGACTGTGCCTCTAAGTCGgccccagaggaggaggcaggaggggctggcacgcCCGTG ATCACGGAGATTTTCAGCCTGGGTGGAACCCGCTTCCGAGACACAGCTGTCTGGTTACCAAG GTCCAAGGGCCTTAAAAAACCTGGAGCTAGAAAGCAGTAG
- the MBD1 gene encoding methyl-CpG-binding domain protein 1 isoform X7 → MAEDWRDCPALGPGWKRREVFRKSGATCGRSDIYYQSPTGDRIRSKVELTRYLGPACDLTLFDFKQGVLCYPAPKATSLPTPSKKRKKASKPAKARKREVRPQKGEVRKEVPREEPRAATDAPPAAFPAPGCCENCGIRFSGDGSRRQRLKTLCKDCRAQRIAFNREQRMFKRVGCGECAACQVTEDCGACSTCLLQLPQDVASGLYCKCERRRCLRIVKRSQGCGVCRGCQTQEDCGCCRVCLRPPRPGLRRQWRCIQRRCLRHLAHRLRRHHQRCQRRPPLTVAPPPGKRGRRRGGRDSKAAPRKHSRAQPLPPLLPSQPPEPTELHPRVLVPSPPAEFIYYCVEEDELQPCANRRQNRKCGACEACLRRVDCGLCDFCCDKPKFGGSNQKRQKCRWRQCLQFAMKRLLPSTGSGSEDGAGSPPLHPRRKRTGAARRPRLGPTQKHPLPTHTVRSDHVQAPMKQEAGGGFVLPPPGTDLVFLREGASSPVQVPGPAAASTEAVLQEAQCSGLSWAVALPQVKQEKVDAQEEWTPGTAVVTSPIMQPGCPSKAVDAGLPPVKQEPPDPEEDKEEENKDDCASKSAPEEEAGGAGTPVITEIFSLGGTRFRDTAVWLPRLRKLLAVNENEYFTELQVKEEAL, encoded by the exons CCCTACAGGAGATAGGATCCGAAGTAAAGTTGAGCTGACCAGATACCTGGGCCCTGCGTGCGACCTCACCCTCTTTGACTTCAAACAAGGTGTCTTGTGCTATCCAGCCCCCAAG GCCACTTCTTTGCCCACACCCAGCAAGAAGCGAAAGAAGGCGTCAAAACCAGCCAAGGCTCGGAAACGTGAAGTTAGGCCACAGAAGGGTGAGGTCAGGAAAGAGGTCCCCAGGGAGGAGCCCAGAGCGGCCACTGATGCACCCCCTGCTGCGTTCCCTGCCCCTGG GTGCTGTGAGAATTGTGGAATTCGTTTCTCAGGGGATGGCTCCCGAAGGCAGCGGCTCAAGACGTTATGCAAGGACTGCCGAG CACAGAGAATCGCCTTCAACCGGGAGCAGAGGATGTTTAAG CGTGTGGGCTGCGGGGAGTGTGCAGCCTGCCAGGTAACTGAAGACTGCGGGGCCTGCTccacctgcctcctgcagctgccCCAGGACGTGGCCTCGGGGCTGTACTGCAAGTGTGAGCGGAGACGCTGCCTCCGGATTGTGAAGAGG AGCCAAGGGTGCGGAGTGTGCCGGGGCTGTCAAACCCAAGAAGACTGTGGCTGCTGCCGAGTCTGCCTGCGTCCTCCCCGTCCTGGTCTCAGGCGCCAGTGGCGGTGTATCCAGCGGCGCTGCCTACGG CACCTTGCTCACCGCCTCCGTCGTCACCATCAGCGATGTCAGCGACGCCCTCCCCTGACTGTAGCCCCCCCTCCT GGTAAACGTGGCCGCCGCAGGGGAGGCCGTGACTCGAAGGCAGCTCCCCGGAAGCACTCCCGAGCCCAGCCACTGCCTCCCCTTCTCCCGTCGCAGCCTCCAGAACCCACAGAGCTG CACCCCAGAGTCCTGGTCCCCTCGCCACCTGCCGAGTTCATCTATTACTGTGTAGAGGAGGACGAGCTA cagccctgcgCCAACCGCCGGCAGAACCGGAAGTGCGGGGCCTGCGAAGCCTGTCTGCGGCGGGTGGACTGCGGCCTCTGTGACTTCTGCTGCGACAAGCCCAAATTTGGAGGCAGCAACCAGAAGCGCCAGAAGTGTCGTTGGCGCCAGTGCCTGCAGTTTGCCAtg AAGCGGCTGCtgcccagcactgggtcagggtCTGAGGACGGGGCAGGATCACCCCCACTTCATCCTCGACGGAAGAGAACTGGCGCTGCTCGACGGCCTCGCCTGGGCCCCACCCAGAAGCACCCTTTGCCGACGCACACAGTTCGATCAGACCATGTCCAGGCCCCAAtgaagcaggaagcaggtggtggcttcgtGCTGCCCCCACCTGGCACCGACCTTGTGTTTTTACGGGAGGGCGCAAGCAGTCCTGTGCAGGTGCCGGGCCCTGCTGCAGCTTCCACAGAAGCTGTGTTGCAG GAGGCCCAGTGCTCTGGCCTGAGTTGGGCTGTGGCCTTACCCCAGGTGAAGCAAGAGAAGGTGGATGCCCAGGAAGAGTGGACACCGGGCACAGCTGTTGTGACTTCTCCCATAATGCAGCCTGGCTGCCCTAGCAAG GCAGTAGACGCAGGCCTGCCACCTGTGAAGCAAGAGCCACCTGACCCTGaggaggacaaggaggaggaAAACAAGGATGACTGTGCCTCTAAGTCGgccccagaggaggaggcaggaggggctggcacgcCCGTG ATCACGGAGATTTTCAGCCTGGGTGGAACCCGCTTCCGAGACACAGCTGTCTGGTTACCAAG GCTACGCAAACTCTTAGCAGTAAATGAGAATGAGTATTTTACCGAACTGCAAGTGAAAGAAGAAGCGTTATAG